A single region of the Pseudomonas marginalis genome encodes:
- the hpaD gene encoding 3,4-dihydroxyphenylacetate 2,3-dioxygenase, which produces MGEVVLAAKICHVPSMYLSELPGKHHGCREAAIAGHKEIGRRARELGADTAVVFDVHWLVNSGYHVNCGEHFKGTYTSNELPHFIKNMEYEYPGCPELGELIAAEANLAGVRTMAHNIPSLELEYGTLVPMRYMHMGVPDEQKFDVISIAAWCAWHRLEDSFAFGAAVRRAIEKSDRKVLVLASGSLSHRFSDDREAEANIHNWTREFDKQMDLHVVEMWKQGRFKEFCAMLPDYAEHCFGEGKMHDTAMLLGLLGGPDYNQPAEIITQPFGSSGTGQINAIFPL; this is translated from the coding sequence ATGGGCGAAGTGGTTCTGGCAGCAAAGATCTGCCACGTTCCCTCGATGTACCTGTCGGAATTGCCCGGCAAGCACCACGGTTGCCGCGAAGCGGCGATTGCCGGGCACAAGGAAATCGGGCGGCGCGCCCGTGAGCTGGGGGCCGACACCGCCGTGGTGTTCGACGTGCACTGGCTGGTCAACAGCGGCTATCACGTCAACTGTGGCGAGCATTTCAAGGGCACCTACACCAGCAACGAGCTGCCGCACTTCATCAAGAACATGGAGTACGAGTACCCGGGCTGCCCGGAGCTGGGCGAGCTGATCGCCGCCGAGGCCAACCTGGCCGGCGTGCGCACCATGGCCCACAACATCCCGAGCCTGGAGCTGGAATACGGCACCCTGGTGCCGATGCGCTACATGCATATGGGCGTGCCGGACGAGCAGAAGTTCGACGTGATCTCCATAGCCGCCTGGTGCGCCTGGCATCGCCTGGAAGACAGCTTCGCGTTTGGCGCCGCCGTGCGCCGGGCCATCGAGAAGAGCGACCGCAAAGTCCTGGTGCTGGCCTCGGGCTCCCTCTCCCACCGTTTCTCGGACGACCGCGAAGCCGAAGCCAACATCCACAACTGGACCCGTGAATTCGACAAGCAGATGGACCTGCACGTGGTGGAAATGTGGAAGCAAGGCCGCTTCAAAGAGTTCTGCGCGATGCTGCCGGACTACGCCGAGCACTGCTTCGGCGAAGGCAAGATGCACGACACCGCAATGCTCCTGGGACTGCTGGGCGGGCCGGACTACAACCAGCCGGCCGAGATCATCACCCAGCCATTCGGCAGTTCCGGCACGGGCCAGATCAACGCCATTTTCCCCCTCTGA
- a CDS encoding MFS transporter has translation MSTANTVDSTTLKEHDRTHSLVTWRLMPLLLICYLFAHLDRINIGFAKMQMSTDLHFSDTVYGLGAGLFFIAYALFGVPSNMALDRVGPRRWIASLMVVWGLLSTSMLWIESSSGFYVLRFLLGVAEAGFFPGILVFLNRWYPARRRAQVTALFAIAVPMAGVIGGPLSGAILESFHDFGGLRGWQWMFLIEGAPVILLGLVVLKCLPDSFETVKWLNPLQKQQLRTQLSSEEQRKSITSFGGIMRDPQVWLLVAIYFAVMLAVNTLAFWMPTLIHGAGIGRDSQVGLLSAVPYLAGCFFMIGCGRSSDRHRERRWHLCVPLLMAAAGIAVAGLAPGNPLLVMCGLTVAGMGASAALPMFWQLPPAFLSNGTQAAGIAMISSFGSIASFLAPYLIGWMRDTTQSASLALYVLALFIALGGFLVLRTQAAIVNPQ, from the coding sequence ATGAGCACAGCCAATACCGTCGACAGCACCACCCTCAAAGAACACGATCGAACCCATAGCCTCGTCACCTGGCGACTGATGCCCTTGTTGCTGATTTGTTACCTGTTCGCTCACTTGGACCGGATCAACATCGGCTTCGCCAAGATGCAAATGAGTACTGACCTGCACTTCAGCGACACCGTCTACGGCCTCGGTGCCGGGTTGTTTTTTATCGCCTACGCGCTGTTTGGTGTACCGAGCAACATGGCCCTCGACCGGGTCGGGCCACGGCGCTGGATCGCCAGCCTGATGGTGGTCTGGGGCCTGCTGTCCACCAGCATGTTGTGGATCGAAAGCTCCAGCGGCTTCTATGTCCTGCGCTTTCTGCTCGGGGTGGCCGAAGCCGGTTTCTTCCCGGGGATACTGGTGTTTCTCAATCGCTGGTACCCGGCCCGGCGCCGGGCGCAAGTCACGGCCCTGTTCGCGATTGCCGTGCCCATGGCCGGTGTTATCGGCGGCCCGTTGTCCGGCGCCATTCTGGAGAGCTTCCATGATTTCGGCGGGCTGCGCGGCTGGCAGTGGATGTTCCTGATCGAAGGGGCACCCGTGATCCTGCTGGGTCTGGTCGTGCTCAAGTGCCTGCCGGACAGCTTCGAAACGGTGAAGTGGCTCAACCCGCTTCAGAAACAACAATTGCGCACGCAACTGAGCAGTGAAGAACAGCGAAAATCCATCACCTCTTTCGGCGGCATCATGCGTGATCCGCAGGTCTGGCTGCTGGTGGCGATTTACTTCGCGGTCATGCTGGCGGTCAACACCTTGGCGTTCTGGATGCCGACCCTGATTCACGGCGCCGGCATCGGCCGCGACAGTCAGGTCGGGTTGCTCAGTGCGGTGCCGTATCTGGCCGGCTGCTTCTTCATGATCGGTTGCGGACGCTCTTCGGACCGCCACCGTGAGCGCCGCTGGCACCTGTGTGTGCCCCTACTGATGGCGGCCGCCGGGATCGCCGTCGCGGGCCTGGCACCGGGCAATCCATTGTTGGTGATGTGCGGTCTGACCGTGGCCGGCATGGGCGCCAGTGCCGCGTTGCCGATGTTCTGGCAATTGCCACCGGCCTTTCTCTCCAACGGCACCCAGGCCGCCGGCATCGCCATGATCAGCTCGTTCGGCAGCATCGCTTCGTTCCTCGCGCCCTACCTGATCGGCTGGATGCGCGACACCACTCAGAGTGCCAGCCTGGCCCTATATGTCCTGGCACTGTTTATCGCCCTCGGCGGTTTTCTGGTCCTGCGTACCCAAGCGGCCATCGTCAATCCACAGTAA
- the hpaR gene encoding homoprotocatechuate degradation operon regulator HpaR: protein MRKPRQSLTLSLLQAREAAMSFFRPSLNQHGLTEQQWRVIRILSQHDELEIYQLAELACILRPSMTGVLVRMEAAGLVHRRKAEQDQRRVLVTLAEKGKASFKSMSQCMEENYQRLQAQLGAEKLQTLLGLLDELKTIKCL from the coding sequence ATGCGCAAACCTCGACAATCCCTGACGTTGTCACTGTTGCAAGCCCGTGAAGCAGCTATGAGTTTTTTTCGCCCTTCGCTCAACCAGCACGGTCTGACTGAACAGCAATGGCGGGTTATCCGCATCCTTAGTCAACACGACGAGCTGGAGATTTACCAATTGGCGGAGCTGGCCTGCATTCTCAGACCGAGCATGACCGGCGTGCTGGTGCGTATGGAGGCGGCGGGCCTGGTGCACCGGCGCAAAGCCGAGCAGGATCAGCGGCGGGTGCTCGTGACCTTGGCCGAAAAGGGCAAGGCCAGCTTTAAGTCCATGAGCCAGTGCATGGAAGAGAACTATCAGCGATTGCAGGCGCAGTTAGGCGCCGAGAAATTGCAGACGTTGCTCGGGCTGCTTGATGAGTTGAAGACCATTAAGTGCCTGTAG
- a CDS encoding p-hydroxyphenylacetate 3-hydroxylase oxygenase component, whose amino-acid sequence MKKPNPLLEDLKSILPTIAANAFQAEQDRKVPDENIARLKSIGMHRAFQPKKFGGMEISLPQFADCIALLAGSCASTAWAMSLLCTHSHQLALFSAKLQQEVWGDDPDATASSSIAPFGRTEETNGGVLFSGEMGWSSGCDHAEWAIVGFRRKNAEGTQDYCFAVLPRSDYQIRDDWFAAGMKGSGTKTLIIDNVLVPEHRIQKAKDMMEGKSAGFGLYPDSKIFYSPYRPYFASGFSTVSLGVAERMLEVFREKTKTRVRAYTGAAVGAATPALMRLAESTHQVAAARAFLEKTWQEHAEHSEQQRYPSRETLAFWRTNQAYATKMCIQAVDRLFEAAGGNAWFEHNEMQRLFRDSHMTGAHAYTDYDVCAQILGRELMGLEPDPSMI is encoded by the coding sequence ATGAAAAAGCCTAACCCGCTCCTCGAAGACCTCAAGTCGATTCTGCCGACCATCGCGGCCAATGCCTTCCAAGCCGAACAGGACCGCAAGGTCCCTGACGAAAACATCGCGCGGCTCAAAAGCATCGGCATGCACCGTGCTTTTCAGCCGAAGAAGTTCGGCGGCATGGAAATATCACTGCCACAATTTGCCGACTGCATTGCCTTGCTCGCAGGCTCCTGTGCCAGTACCGCTTGGGCCATGAGCCTGCTATGCACTCACAGCCATCAACTGGCGCTGTTCTCGGCCAAATTGCAGCAGGAAGTCTGGGGTGATGACCCGGATGCCACGGCCAGCAGCAGCATCGCGCCGTTTGGCCGCACCGAAGAGACCAACGGCGGCGTGCTGTTCAGTGGTGAAATGGGCTGGAGCAGTGGCTGCGATCACGCGGAGTGGGCGATTGTCGGTTTCCGCCGCAAAAACGCCGAGGGCACTCAGGATTATTGCTTCGCGGTCCTGCCGCGCAGCGACTATCAGATCCGTGACGACTGGTTCGCCGCCGGCATGAAGGGCAGCGGAACTAAAACATTGATCATCGACAATGTGCTGGTTCCTGAACACCGCATTCAGAAAGCAAAAGACATGATGGAAGGCAAGTCTGCCGGCTTCGGTCTGTACCCGGACAGCAAGATTTTCTACTCGCCATATCGTCCTTATTTCGCCAGCGGTTTCTCGACGGTGAGCCTGGGGGTGGCCGAACGGATGCTTGAAGTGTTCCGCGAAAAAACCAAAACCCGTGTGCGGGCCTATACCGGCGCGGCAGTCGGTGCCGCGACCCCGGCATTGATGCGACTTGCCGAGTCGACCCATCAGGTGGCGGCCGCCCGAGCCTTTCTGGAAAAGACCTGGCAGGAACACGCCGAACACAGTGAGCAACAGCGCTACCCAAGCCGCGAAACCCTGGCGTTCTGGCGCACCAACCAGGCATACGCGACCAAGATGTGCATCCAGGCTGTGGACCGTTTATTCGAGGCTGCCGGTGGCAACGCCTGGTTCGAGCACAACGAGATGCAGCGTCTGTTCCGCGATTCGCATATGACCGGCGCTCACGCCTATACCGACTACGACGTCTGCGCGCAGATTCTTGGGCGCGAGTTAATGGGGCTGGAACCCGATCCGAGCATGATCTGA
- a CDS encoding TIGR03758 family integrating conjugative element protein, giving the protein MSMTDAQISAFQNASGFSAQSSSTLWLSMVLVLALLWCAWVMWTAYRGWATGSVRFGAFGGSTARVLLALLVLMFFTLS; this is encoded by the coding sequence ATGAGCATGACTGACGCCCAGATTTCAGCGTTCCAAAACGCCTCCGGTTTCTCCGCGCAGAGCAGTTCGACGCTGTGGCTTTCCATGGTCCTCGTTCTGGCTTTGCTGTGGTGTGCCTGGGTGATGTGGACGGCTTACCGGGGATGGGCGACAGGCAGTGTGCGCTTCGGCGCCTTCGGTGGCAGCACTGCACGCGTGTTGCTCGCGCTGTTGGTTCTGATGTTCTTCACCCTTTCCTAA
- a CDS encoding 5-carboxymethyl-2-hydroxymuconate Delta-isomerase, with protein MPHFIAEYSDNIEQQANLPALFEKVHTVLGDSGVFPLGGIRSRGVRLDTWRMADGKHDYAFVHMTLKVGHGRDLPTRKSVAETLFNVITEHFAELQSQRLLALSFEMIELNLELNFKQNNVHAFLKNQAG; from the coding sequence ATGCCACATTTCATCGCCGAGTACAGCGATAACATCGAACAGCAGGCCAACCTCCCCGCGCTGTTCGAAAAGGTTCACACCGTATTGGGAGACAGCGGCGTGTTTCCCTTGGGCGGCATTCGCAGTCGCGGGGTACGTCTGGATACCTGGCGTATGGCCGACGGCAAACACGATTACGCCTTCGTCCACATGACCCTCAAAGTCGGCCATGGGCGGGATCTGCCAACCCGCAAGAGCGTCGCCGAAACGTTGTTCAACGTCATCACCGAGCATTTCGCCGAGCTGCAGTCCCAGCGTTTGCTGGCGCTGTCGTTCGAGATGATCGAGTTGAACCTCGAACTGAATTTCAAGCAGAACAACGTGCATGCCTTCTTAAAGAACCAGGCGGGCTGA
- a CDS encoding p-hydroxyphenylacetate 3-hydroxylase reductase component, which produces MSENSACAAIETTFDPRAFRRALGNFATGVTVVTAATASGRKVGVTANSFNSVSLDPPLVLWSIDKRSNSHEVFEQASHFAVNVLAADQIDLSNNFARPKDDRFAEIEFEQGEGGAPVFADCSARFHCEKYEQVDGGDHWIMIGKVVAFDDFGRSPLLYHQGAYSMVLPHTRMTKRDVSQPPSSHFQGRLSHNLYYLMTQAVRAYQASYQPRQLSTGLRTSEARMLMVLENDAGLSVNELLREVAMPVREIDEAVANLKRKGLVYDVDSRVRLTAAGIEQTEELWAIAREQQDKVFADFSDEQIGTFKTVLKQLISHC; this is translated from the coding sequence ATGTCTGAGAACAGCGCTTGCGCCGCCATTGAAACGACGTTCGACCCACGGGCCTTTCGTCGGGCCCTGGGCAATTTCGCCACCGGGGTGACCGTGGTCACTGCCGCCACCGCTTCAGGCCGCAAGGTCGGAGTCACGGCCAACAGCTTCAACTCGGTATCCCTTGATCCGCCGTTGGTGCTGTGGAGCATCGACAAACGCTCCAACAGCCACGAGGTGTTCGAGCAGGCTAGCCATTTTGCGGTTAACGTACTGGCGGCGGACCAGATCGACCTTTCAAACAATTTCGCCCGGCCCAAGGACGATCGCTTCGCCGAGATCGAGTTCGAACAGGGCGAGGGCGGCGCACCGGTATTCGCCGATTGCTCGGCACGTTTTCACTGCGAAAAATACGAGCAGGTGGATGGTGGAGATCACTGGATCATGATCGGTAAGGTCGTGGCTTTCGACGATTTCGGACGCTCGCCGCTGCTCTATCATCAGGGCGCCTATTCCATGGTCCTTCCCCATACCCGCATGACCAAACGTGACGTAAGCCAACCGCCGAGCAGCCATTTCCAGGGACGCCTGAGCCACAACCTGTATTACCTGATGACTCAGGCAGTACGGGCCTATCAGGCCAGCTATCAGCCTCGGCAATTGTCCACCGGCCTGCGCACCAGCGAGGCGCGGATGCTGATGGTGCTCGAGAATGACGCCGGCCTGAGCGTGAACGAGTTGCTGCGGGAGGTGGCGATGCCGGTCCGGGAAATCGACGAAGCCGTGGCCAATCTCAAGCGCAAAGGCTTGGTTTACGATGTTGACAGCCGGGTGCGTCTGACGGCTGCGGGGATCGAACAGACCGAAGAGCTATGGGCAATTGCCCGGGAGCAGCAGGACAAGGTATTCGCCGATTTTAGCGACGAACAGATCGGCACCTTTAAGACGGTGTTAAAACAACTTATCAGCCATTGCTGA
- a CDS encoding TIGR03745 family integrating conjugative element membrane protein, with the protein MLKCLVPLKNNLRDRASQRLIGLLLVLGPSLAFAELPTMEAPSRGEGSGLIETIKNYAYDGGILLGLLIALLAFLGVAWHSLTVYADVQNQRKTWKDLGAVVGIGALLVVIIIWFLTKAAAIL; encoded by the coding sequence ATGCTCAAGTGCCTTGTCCCCCTGAAAAACAATCTGCGTGATCGTGCGAGCCAACGCTTGATCGGTCTGCTGCTGGTTCTCGGTCCAAGTTTGGCTTTTGCCGAACTACCGACCATGGAAGCTCCCTCGCGAGGCGAAGGCTCCGGGTTGATCGAGACGATCAAAAACTACGCCTACGACGGCGGCATCCTGCTCGGTCTGCTGATCGCACTGCTGGCTTTCTTGGGGGTGGCCTGGCACTCGTTGACCGTGTACGCCGACGTGCAAAACCAGCGTAAGACCTGGAAGGACTTGGGTGCAGTGGTCGGTATTGGCGCCCTGTTGGTGGTGATCATCATCTGGTTCTTGACCAAGGCTGCCGCAATTCTGTGA
- a CDS encoding TIGR03750 family conjugal transfer protein, giving the protein MNDTIERLADGTLVFLPERLNRDPTVLRGLTNDEMWVALGTGAVIGLLLGVPLAIATASIAVAPTSMIAGMAVVLFAGGTLLRRAKRARPETWLYRKLEWVLASRWRLGRGTLILHSSAWTVRRSRRLRPALSRWQS; this is encoded by the coding sequence ATGAACGACACTATCGAACGTCTGGCTGACGGTACCTTGGTCTTTCTGCCAGAGCGACTCAATCGCGATCCTACCGTATTGCGCGGTTTAACCAATGATGAGATGTGGGTAGCGCTCGGCACCGGCGCTGTCATTGGCCTGCTGCTAGGCGTTCCTCTGGCGATCGCCACCGCCTCCATTGCCGTGGCGCCGACCAGCATGATCGCAGGTATGGCGGTAGTGTTATTTGCCGGTGGCACACTACTGCGTCGGGCCAAACGGGCTCGCCCCGAGACCTGGTTGTACCGCAAGCTCGAATGGGTACTGGCTAGCCGCTGGCGCCTGGGTCGAGGGACTTTGATCCTTCACTCCAGCGCCTGGACGGTTCGCCGTTCGCGTCGACTGCGCCCTGCCCTGTCCCGGTGGCAGTCATGA
- the hpaI gene encoding 4-hydroxy-2-oxoheptanedioate aldolase has product MDMPINRFKQRLKNGETQIGLWLGLADAYCAELAANAGFDWLLIDGEHAPNDIRGMLSQLQAIAPYAGQAIIRPVVGDTALIKQVLDIGAQTLLIPMVETAQQARELVHAIHYPPQGIRGVGSALARASRWNSIHGYLDKADEQMCLLVQIENREGLANLEAITAVEGVDGVFIGPADLSASMGHRGNPEHPEVQAAIEDAIVRIQQAGKAAGILSADEKLARRYIELGAAFVAVGVDTSVLMRGLKTLAATFKDVPPPTSSGGVY; this is encoded by the coding sequence ATGGACATGCCCATCAACCGTTTCAAGCAACGCCTGAAAAACGGCGAAACGCAGATCGGCCTCTGGCTCGGCCTCGCCGATGCCTACTGTGCCGAGCTGGCAGCGAATGCCGGTTTCGACTGGTTGCTGATCGACGGAGAGCACGCGCCCAATGACATACGCGGCATGCTCAGCCAACTGCAAGCCATCGCACCCTACGCCGGCCAGGCGATCATCCGTCCAGTGGTCGGTGATACTGCATTGATCAAACAGGTTTTGGATATCGGCGCCCAAACCCTGTTGATTCCAATGGTCGAAACTGCGCAGCAAGCACGGGAGCTAGTGCACGCAATTCACTATCCACCTCAAGGCATACGCGGTGTAGGCAGTGCACTGGCACGCGCATCGCGCTGGAACAGTATTCACGGTTACCTCGACAAAGCTGATGAGCAAATGTGTCTGCTGGTGCAGATCGAGAATCGCGAAGGCCTGGCCAACCTGGAGGCCATTACGGCGGTCGAGGGTGTCGATGGCGTATTTATCGGCCCGGCGGATTTAAGTGCGTCCATGGGCCATCGGGGTAATCCCGAACATCCGGAGGTGCAGGCCGCTATCGAGGACGCCATCGTGCGTATTCAGCAGGCCGGCAAAGCTGCAGGTATTCTCAGTGCCGACGAAAAACTGGCCCGGCGTTACATTGAGTTGGGCGCCGCGTTCGTTGCAGTCGGGGTCGACACAAGCGTGTTAATGCGCGGTCTGAAAACCCTCGCCGCGACCTTCAAGGATGTACCGCCCCCCACCAGCTCCGGCGGTGTGTACTGA
- a CDS encoding TIGR03749 family integrating conjugative element protein produces the protein MTRISTLGLTIALMLWGVAAQAVELMRWERLPLAVPLVINQERVVFIDENVRVGVPSTLTGKLRVQSTGGTLYLRASEAIAPTRLQLQSVTTGEIILLDIAATPGDQPLEPVRILKNAPVQATYTESSMVPIPERTPIPVALTRYAAQSLYAPLRTVESLPGVRRVPLKLRTELPTLLPTENVSSTPIAVWRLGDYWVTAVKLRNRGSETVQLDPRRLQAKLFAAAFQHAFLGHGGSAEDTTIAYLVTRGAGLEHAVMLPPVARGAKDES, from the coding sequence ATGACGCGGATTTCTACCCTGGGGCTCACCATTGCACTGATGCTATGGGGAGTTGCAGCGCAGGCCGTCGAGTTGATGCGCTGGGAACGCCTCCCTCTCGCGGTCCCGCTGGTGATCAATCAGGAACGGGTGGTCTTTATCGATGAGAATGTTCGAGTCGGCGTACCCTCAACTCTGACCGGCAAGCTGCGCGTGCAATCTACCGGCGGAACGCTGTACCTGCGTGCGTCAGAAGCCATTGCACCGACCCGTCTGCAACTGCAATCGGTCACGACGGGCGAGATCATCCTGCTGGATATCGCGGCCACGCCTGGTGATCAACCGCTGGAGCCCGTGCGTATTCTCAAGAATGCTCCGGTGCAGGCTACCTATACGGAATCTAGCATGGTGCCTATTCCGGAACGCACGCCGATCCCCGTAGCGTTGACGCGCTACGCCGCGCAAAGCCTGTACGCACCGCTACGCACTGTGGAGTCCCTTCCCGGCGTACGCCGCGTCCCGCTCAAGCTGCGCACCGAACTGCCAACCCTGCTGCCGACCGAAAACGTGTCCAGCACACCCATCGCCGTCTGGCGACTCGGTGATTACTGGGTGACGGCGGTGAAATTGCGCAATCGTGGTTCAGAGACGGTGCAACTCGACCCACGTCGACTTCAGGCCAAGCTGTTCGCCGCGGCCTTCCAGCATGCTTTCCTCGGGCATGGCGGCAGCGCTGAAGACACCACGATCGCCTACCTTGTCACCCGCGGTGCCGGCCTCGAACACGCCGTGATGCTTCCGCCCGTTGCGCGCGGAGCTAAAGATGAAAGCTAA
- the hpaH gene encoding 2-oxo-hept-4-ene-1,7-dioate hydratase, which produces MLDQLQILQAAAQLDRAERSREQVRQFSLDHPAITLEDAYAIQRAWVAQKIKDGRKLVGHKIGLTSRAMQVSSNISEPDYGALLDDMFFDEGTDISFERFIVPRVEVELAFILGKPLKGPNCTIFDVLDATEWVIPALEIIDARIQQIDPQTKATRKVFDTISDNAANAGVVMGGRAVRPNEIDLRKVPAVLYRNGVIEESGVSAAVLNHPAKGVAWLANKLAPYDVILQPGQIILGGSFTRPVAANPGDTFHVDYDMLGSISCRFV; this is translated from the coding sequence ATGCTCGATCAACTGCAAATCCTGCAAGCCGCCGCACAACTGGACCGGGCCGAACGTTCCAGGGAGCAGGTCCGGCAATTTTCCCTCGACCACCCGGCGATCACCCTCGAAGACGCGTATGCCATCCAGCGCGCCTGGGTCGCACAGAAAATCAAGGATGGGCGCAAGCTGGTAGGGCACAAGATCGGCCTGACCTCCCGGGCCATGCAGGTGTCTTCGAACATTAGCGAACCGGATTACGGCGCCCTACTCGACGACATGTTCTTCGACGAAGGCACCGACATCTCCTTCGAGCGCTTCATTGTTCCAAGGGTCGAAGTGGAGCTCGCGTTTATTCTCGGCAAGCCGCTCAAGGGCCCGAACTGCACGATTTTCGACGTGCTCGATGCCACTGAATGGGTGATTCCGGCACTGGAAATCATCGATGCCCGTATTCAGCAAATCGACCCGCAGACCAAAGCGACGCGCAAGGTGTTCGACACCATTTCCGACAACGCAGCCAATGCTGGAGTGGTTATGGGCGGTCGTGCCGTGCGCCCAAACGAGATCGATTTGCGCAAAGTGCCCGCCGTGCTGTACCGCAACGGGGTGATCGAAGAGTCAGGGGTTTCGGCCGCTGTGCTCAATCACCCGGCCAAAGGCGTGGCCTGGCTGGCGAACAAACTGGCGCCCTACGACGTTATCCTGCAACCGGGACAAATCATCCTAGGAGGCTCCTTTACGCGTCCCGTGGCGGCCAACCCTGGCGACACCTTCCATGTCGACTACGACATGCTGGGCTCCATTTCCTGCCGCTTCGTTTGA
- a CDS encoding RAQPRD family integrative conjugative element protein, translating into MPTTILRCLLLSLTIVDGSSYAASGYEQDQLSLVQQQLNIIEHLATRAKTVNTPESDDHYRFDYPRLHRDIRRIRQGVQDYLSPSRAQPRDPSELVGDYRLDTPSGDSSP; encoded by the coding sequence ATGCCAACTACCATCCTTCGCTGCTTACTGCTCTCGCTGACTATCGTTGATGGCAGCAGCTATGCTGCCTCGGGTTATGAGCAGGATCAGCTCAGTCTAGTCCAGCAGCAACTCAACATTATCGAACACCTTGCGACACGAGCCAAGACAGTCAACACGCCCGAATCCGACGATCACTATCGCTTCGATTATCCCCGCCTGCATCGAGACATCCGACGCATTCGTCAAGGCGTGCAGGACTATCTGTCTCCCTCTCGCGCCCAGCCCCGTGATCCCAGTGAATTGGTTGGCGATTATCGCCTCGATACTCCGTCTGGGGATTCTTCGCCATGA
- a CDS encoding PFL_4703 family integrating conjugative element protein, with protein sequence MSRFRNKVDAQQAHIFSLRLAVVILALVCAGLWYGWRSAPTDLTVHVPPDLRSGSTRKWWDIPSENVYAFALYIFGQLNRWPSDGEQDYRRAIYGLQSYLTPACKAFLDGDYEYRKAAGELRQRVRGVYEILERGYSEDPELRVKQLDRDSWLVTLDLNADEYYAAEPVKRVVVRYPLRVVRFDLDPERNKWGLALDCYQGTPQKIALPGGEP encoded by the coding sequence ATGAGTCGTTTTCGGAACAAGGTGGATGCTCAGCAGGCCCACATCTTCAGCCTGCGCCTGGCGGTAGTGATCCTCGCTCTTGTCTGTGCCGGACTCTGGTATGGCTGGCGCTCGGCGCCGACCGATCTGACCGTGCATGTACCACCGGACCTGCGCTCGGGCAGCACTCGCAAGTGGTGGGATATTCCCTCAGAAAATGTCTATGCCTTTGCCCTCTACATCTTTGGCCAACTCAACCGCTGGCCCTCGGATGGCGAGCAGGATTATCGCCGCGCCATCTATGGCTTGCAGTCCTACCTGACACCCGCCTGCAAGGCCTTCCTCGACGGCGACTACGAGTACCGCAAGGCCGCTGGCGAACTGCGCCAGCGGGTGCGTGGCGTCTACGAAATCCTGGAGCGAGGTTACAGCGAGGATCCGGAACTCAGGGTCAAGCAACTCGACCGCGACAGCTGGCTGGTCACCCTCGACCTCAATGCCGATGAGTATTACGCCGCCGAACCGGTAAAACGGGTGGTAGTGCGTTATCCATTGCGCGTGGTGCGTTTTGATCTGGACCCCGAACGCAACAAGTGGGGGCTGGCACTGGACTGTTATCAGGGCACGCCGCAAAAAATCGCTTTGCCTGGAGGTGAGCCATGA